A single region of the Brachypodium distachyon strain Bd21 chromosome 3, Brachypodium_distachyon_v3.0, whole genome shotgun sequence genome encodes:
- the LOC104583984 gene encoding uncharacterized protein LOC104583984, with product MDLLSDPGIGVGAAVVSVFLVVCFMCCAKICYRTFFDFAYHRSELRRCVAKALGARLRCQCQWERAAAARLRCLCIVDGAGGSASVALPQSVQAGSLPQAAKEALVCGGAREASTVRDHEQQEKEEGGRLAGGASGCAVCLRQAEIGLLA from the coding sequence ATGGATCTATTGTCGGATCCCGGCATAGGAGTCGGTGCCGCCGTGGTCtccgtcttcctcgtcgtctgCTTCATGTGCTGCGCAAAAATCTGCTACCGCACCTTCTTCGATTTCGCCTACCACCGGTCGGAGCTGCGGCGATGCGTTGCCAAGGCTCTCGGCGCGCGCCTGCGGTGCCAGTGCCAGTGGGAGCGCGCCGCAGCAGCCAGGCTGCGGTGCCTGTGCAtcgtcgacggcgccggcggctccgcTTCCGTTGCTCTGCCGCAGTCTGTTCAAGCAGGCTCGCTGCCCCAGGCGGCCAAGGAAGCGCTGGtgtgcggcggcgcgcgtgaGGCCTCCACCGTGAGAGACCACGAGcagcaggagaaggaggagggcggaCGGCTAGCTGGCGGCGCGTCGGGGTGCGCGGTGTGCTTACGCCAGGCAGAGATCGGACTGTTAGCATAA
- the LOC104583985 gene encoding uncharacterized protein LOC104583985, with protein MDCFFRVRVLAVGSTVCMGGTALIIWSLVSQSRRPHSKGSIAVVSIILVMFCGPLFPWPTAPRRCLVSARRAPLRFLRGAGWLLCLPCRCARERLLAESDARAPPGAAGAQGRATTDDIPAAYKHPEGRANGRSARSALTRWRKGRW; from the coding sequence ATGGATTGCTTCTTCCGCGTGCGCGTGCTGGCCGTCGGAAGCACCGTCTGCATGGGCGGCACGGCGTTGATCATCTGGTCCCTCGTCAGTCAATCGCGGAGGCCGCACAGCAAAGGCTCCATTGCCGTGGTCTCCATCATCCTGGTGATGTTCTGCGGCCCGCTGTTCCCTTGGCCCACGGCGCCGCGCCGTTGCTTGGTCTCGGCTCGCCGCGCGCCCCTGCGGTTCCTCCGCGGCGCCGGCTGGCTGCTCTGCCTGCCGTGCCGGTGCGCGCGAGAAAGGCTACTGGCAGAGTCGGATGCTCGTGCTCCCCCGGGAGCTGCCGGCGCGCAGGGGCGCGCCACCACGGACGACATCCCGGCCGCGTACAAGCATCCGGAGGGGCGAGCCAATGGCCGGAGTGCTCGGTCTGCCTTGACGAGGTGGAGAAAGGGGAGATGGTGA
- the LOC104583986 gene encoding RING-H2 finger protein ATL80: MPGLLAMLPAWFRGGEGSNGHGRRRGTCYGVAVSFLTMLVFCVLVATVSVWKAFLFAVLALFAFGIGECLAPESWRVGIIRGRSSAAAEPEPATAPRSTAWTFGLPKAAIEALPSGGGGAEPCSVCLEDLEAGEMVRQLPKCKHLFHVECIDMWLHSHRTCPVCRCDLSPPRKVAGKAVALEMEPPAEGALPPV, encoded by the exons ATGCCTGGCCTGTTGGCGATGCTCCCGGCGTGgttccgcggcggcgagggctcAAACGGGcacggcaggcggcgcggcaccTGCTACGGCGTCGCCGTGTCCTTCCTGACGATGCTCGTCTTCTGCGTGCTCGTGGCCACGGTCAGCGTCTGGAAGGCGTTCCTCTTCGCCGTCCTGGCGTTATTCGCCTTCGGCATCGGCGAGTGCCTGGCGCCGGAGAGCTGGCGCGTCGGGATCATCAGAGGGAGAtcgtctgccgccgccgagccggAGCCCGCCACGGCGCCGCGGAGTACGGCATGGACGTTCGGGCTCCCCAAGGCCGCCATCGAGGCGCTGCCCAG cggcggcggtggcgccgagCCGTGCTCCGTGTGCCTGGAGGACCTGGAGGCAGGGGAGATGGTGAGGCAGCTGCCCAAGTGCAAGCACCTGTTCCACGTCGAGTGCATCGACATGTGGCTGCACTCGCACCGGACGTGCCCTGTTTGCCGGTGCGacctctcgccgccgcgcaaGGTTGCTGGGAAAGCTGTGGCCTTAGAGATGGAACCGCCGGCTGAGGGTGCTTTGCCGCCGGTGTAG